One Leuconostoc mesenteroides subsp. mesenteroides ATCC 8293 genomic window, CTCATGTTTATCGAATATTCAATGATGAAAGTACAAAGTATCGGAAATTGGTGTTTGAGTTGCGAAAAGGTGAGTTACAGTATTTCACGTTTGTGATGGAGATCGTAAAAAAATGAGTAAAAAATATTATTTTATTGGCATCAAAGGTACTGGAATGGGACCGTTAGCACAAATTTTGCATGACCAAGGAAATGAGGTGCTTGGTTCAGATATTGATACGTATACATATACGCAAGCTCCATTAGAGGCAGCAGGTATTAAAATATTAACATTTGATGCAAGAAATATAGATGCCAATCAAGATGCTATTTTTGTGAGGGGAAACGCTTTTAATAATGATCAAATTGAAGTGGCTCGGGCATTAGAAATTGGTGTAACCATGGTTTCGTATCCAGAAGCTGTTCAAGAACAAATATCACAAACTACATCCATAGCAGTTGCAGGAGCCCACGGCAAAACGTCCACAACCGGATTACTAGCTCACGTGTTGAAGAATATTGCCCCTACCTCATATCTTATCGGAGATGGTACAGGACGAGGCGTGCCTAACTCACAATTTTTTGTTGTTGAGGCAGATGAATATCGTCGTCATTTTAAAGATTATGCCCCGGATTATGCGATTTTAACAAATATTGATTTTGATCATCCTGATTATTATACTGGCATTGAAGATGTAACGTCTGCATTTGCTGATTTTGCTAATAATGTTAAAAAGGCTATTTTTGCTTGGGGTGATGATGAGCACTTGCGTTCTTTGAAACCCTCAGCAGATGTTTACTACTATGGCGTCAATCCAGAAAGAGATGATTTTGTAGCGACTAACATTCACAAATCAACTCAGGGGTCGCATTTTGACGTTGTTTTTCGTGGTAAAGACTTAGGCGAATTTGCTGTTCCTTTATTTGGGCAACATGGTATTTTAAATGCGTTAGCAGTGATTGCTGTATCTTATATGGAAGAGGTTGACCTTGATTTAATTCGTCAATATTTGCTGACCTATCAGGGGGTTAAACGTCGTTTTAGTGAAAAGCAAATTGCTGATATTACAGTGATTGATGATTATGCTCACCATCCAACAGAAATTACAGCGACATTAGACGCGGCACGCCAAAAGTATCCCAATAAAAAAATTATTGCCATTTTCCAACCGCATACTTTTTCACGCGTAATTGCGTATAAAGACGAATTTGCTAGCAGTTTAGAAGCGGCAGATCAAGTTTATCTAGCCAATATTTTTGGCTCTGCACGAGAACAAGCCGGAACGATTACTTCCAAGGACTTAGGATCTGAAATTAGTAAGTTTGGTGGCATCATTGAAGAAAACGACATGAGTCTGTTAATGCCATATGAAAATGCTGTAATGGTCTTTATGGGCGCTGGTGACATTGAAAAATATGAATTTGCTTATGAAAAGCTACTTGGCCAATTGAGAACAGACTTGACTTAATATCTATTTAATGTGATTTCTGTTATAATTGATATAACCAGAATTGTTTAGAATACTGGAGGTAAATAGTAATGGATAATTTTAATATGAACGCCCGTCGTGATGTGACGGGTGTAGATGAGGGAATGCGCGCATTCTTTAAACAGACATATAGCTTTATGGGTATAGCAGTTTTACTTACCGCAGTGACAGGCTTTATAGTACAAAACTTTTTTTTGGAACAAGTTGCTAAGTTGCTTGTAGGTAATGTTATTGGTCTTTTGGCACTGTTGGGTATTCAGATGTTGATTATAACGATGATTGGTCGTGCAACTTTTAAAAATCCTGCTCGTGCTTTTGGCTTGTTGATGGCTTTTGCAGTGGTTGAAGGCTTGACGCTTGGTGTCTTGTTAGCTGTTTATACAGGAGCTTCTGTGGTGATGGCTTTCGTTTCTGCATCCGCGGTTTTCGGTGGAATGGCAGCTTATGGTGTTTTCACAAAACGTGATTTGACGGGACTAGGTTCGATTTTGTTTGGTCTGTTAATTGGTTTGCTGATAGCATCAATTGCTAATATGTTTTTCTATAGTGGAATCGTTTCGCTATTGCTCTCATGGGC contains:
- the murC gene encoding UDP-N-acetylmuramate--L-alanine ligase; this translates as MSKKYYFIGIKGTGMGPLAQILHDQGNEVLGSDIDTYTYTQAPLEAAGIKILTFDARNIDANQDAIFVRGNAFNNDQIEVARALEIGVTMVSYPEAVQEQISQTTSIAVAGAHGKTSTTGLLAHVLKNIAPTSYLIGDGTGRGVPNSQFFVVEADEYRRHFKDYAPDYAILTNIDFDHPDYYTGIEDVTSAFADFANNVKKAIFAWGDDEHLRSLKPSADVYYYGVNPERDDFVATNIHKSTQGSHFDVVFRGKDLGEFAVPLFGQHGILNALAVIAVSYMEEVDLDLIRQYLLTYQGVKRRFSEKQIADITVIDDYAHHPTEITATLDAARQKYPNKKIIAIFQPHTFSRVIAYKDEFASSLEAADQVYLANIFGSAREQAGTITSKDLGSEISKFGGIIEENDMSLLMPYENAVMVFMGAGDIEKYEFAYEKLLGQLRTDLT
- a CDS encoding Bax inhibitor-1/YccA family protein, coding for MDNFNMNARRDVTGVDEGMRAFFKQTYSFMGIAVLLTAVTGFIVQNFFLEQVAKLLVGNVIGLLALLGIQMLIITMIGRATFKNPARAFGLLMAFAVVEGLTLGVLLAVYTGASVVMAFVSASAVFGGMAAYGVFTKRDLTGLGSILFGLLIGLLIASIANMFFYSGIVSLLLSWASVVVFSLFTAYDNQNLKVMYSQFAGQADTTGLAVNGALRLYLDFVNIFFALLRIFGVVSGSRD